The genomic stretch ATTCTCACTCAGGTTATTCATGGCCATTAAGGCTTTTTCCTTAATGTGAGGATCGGTTTTGTTGATCATGTTGGCAATAATTGGGAGGCCTCCCAACTTGCGAATTGTGTCTTGGTTGCATGAATAATTGGCATTATTGCTCAGAGTGAGCAAAGCTACCTGTTGGATGAAAGGATCATCTGACTTCTGAAGCAAAGCAAGGACTTTCCTGAGATCTCGGACACCCAGAATCTCATCAATTTCATAAGGAAAGGGGCGCTTCTGCATGGGAACAGatctcctccctttccctttctgctgGGTCTCAGGCTCAGAGTCTGATTCCGATTCTGTGTCTGTCCATCCAGACTCTCCTTCCTCAGAATCAGGAACCTCTGCCAGGAATGCCTGGCCCCCATTAGCAGACGCTGCCGCGGCTGCTGCAGCCCCATCTCCAGGCCGGAAGCCCAGCCCCAGTTCATCTACTTCAACCTTATTTTTCTTGCCCTTGCCCTTGCCTCCAGCCCGGGACCTGGTTACACCCTTAGCTCCACCTTTGGGTACAGCTCCAGTAGCTGACCCGGCCTTAGGTATAGCCCCAGTATGAGCCCCGGGGGTTGCTTTCTTAGGTGCTGCCGCTGTTCTAGAGGACCCTGAAGGCCCAGGAGCCTCTGCAGGCCCAGAAGGCGCTGCTACCCCTAAAGTCGCTGCTGCCCCAGTAGGCATTGCTGGTATGGAAGCCTCCACTGCCTCTGTAGGTTGTGATGCCTCAGTAAGAACTGGCACCCCATGAGGCACCACTGGTGCCCTGGGAGCCTCTGCTGTGCCAGGGGCTTCTGCTAATTTAGGAGCCCCAACCATTGCAGCAGCCTTCGCAGCTGAGGGAGCCATTGCCTCCCAGAGAGACGGTGCCACTGCAGAAGCCACCGTGGCTTCTGATTCAGCTTTAGGCCCCACCCGAGCCCCTTCTGTCTCCTGGGCCTTATTTCCTGCCCCACTCTGGGTCTCGGCACTGGATGCAGCTGGGACCACTGCTTCAGCTCGAGCAGTGTCCAGAGCAAAGGATTCATCCTGAGCCCTTTCCTCTGCCCCAGTGCGGACTGGGGCTGGAGGACTGAATCCTGGCCCAAGGTCAATTGTGAATCCAGCCCTTAGTCCAGCTCTAGCCCTGGTTCCAGTCTCAGCCACAGCCCTGGTCCTGGGTTTAGCCAGTCTCTTCTTCATCATATGGTTTCTTCCCCTGGCATATTTGTAGACACAGTACCAGGCACTGGCCCCAATGACTATCCCAGCAGCTACGCAACCAGCATCCCGAACGCGGCTCATGATGCAGCTGGAGTTAATTCTCTGATCCAGACGTGCCCAAGCGGGGTGCGTGCAAGTCCAGGTGAGGCGCTTCAGCTCAGGCTCGAAATTCTGATGAGGCTGCAATCAAAGCAGGACCTGGGGGTGAAGGATAAAAATGAGGCTTAGGGCTGGCTCACTTCATGCCTAGCCAGGCCTACTTACAGAAGAGTCTGGGGACATAATGCTTGTTGGGTGGGCCAGTACCCAGATATAGCTGTCCAGGCCTCTGTGTGCTGCTTCAGGTCCCTggttgtctgatgttttctccaTCTTTATCCCTAGCCCACCCTGCCCAATATCAACACACCTAATTTCCCAGCACCTAAATGGGGGATGAGAGGCCAAATAGACTTCAGGAAAGTTGGTAGAGAGCCAGAAGGAACCCTAGATTCTTCTCCGATTCCCTCACCCACACCCCAAAtattcccaggtgatgcccatACACTTACCAACTTGCTGGGAGAGCAGGAGCAATTTGCTCTTTTCCACCAGGCTTACAGTTGTGTAGGGCCCAAAAGGCAGAGAGACCTGTGGAAAGATCCCAGAAAAGGGGTTTTGGGCACCTTTGTAGATGGATTCTCTTCTTCTCTTGATTTGAACCCCTGTGAGTAAGTTTCTCCCTCCCAGGGCTCCTCTTTCCTACCATATCTCTTCCTCCTCAAACCCTGATTTAAGAAGGCAAATGCCACACCCCTTTGGCTTCACCAAAAAGAACACATCCAGGGCAAGTGTTTCTTGTaaagtgggagaagatgagggaagAGAAACCTCTGGCCCCAATTTCTGCTCTGGTTTTTGCCGCATCCATACAAGGGGTTCCCAGACAGTTCCCAGCCCCCCTCACACTGACCTCCAATGATTCAGGGCTGTTTCtctttccctcagttcagttaCAGCTTCATCCTAAAGACAGACTGAAGAGCAGAAATACAGACAGCAAAACGTTGGAGACTGAGAGCCTGGAGGATAGAACTGACTCAAAACAAGAGTCCCCAGTTGCTTTTTAGCATTCACAAACCAGAATGACAAAGGGCTTCCACCTCTCAACTCCCTCAACTCTTctcatccctcccctcccaccctaaACCCCGCCCCTGCGCAGACTCCCCAGGCACTCaacccctccttcccttcgccccgcccccgcccgccatTTCTCCCAGACggccacaccccttctcctgcacCGAAAcaggagggggcggggcgagggTGCCGCGGAGGCTGGTTGGGTCGCTGGACTAAGGGTTATGGCCAAACAATCTAGCATCTCCCTCGTATGACCACCCATCCTTCATGCTCCAGCCCCCAGGCCTGGCATCAGCCAGCAACTGGACCCCAGTGTTTGCCCTTTCGGTTTGAGGGTCGTGATTCTCCACTGTTTCTCTGCTCTGGGCTCCGCTTCCCACCCCTCCATCGCAAACCCCCGTTAACCGCCATTTCTCCCGCCAGCGTACCCGAACTCCTTTTTCAGCACTGAAAAAACAGGGGTGAAGGGCTGTATGGGCCAGTGATGTCTGGAAAGCAGCCTAGGACTTAGCACAGCGGTTTCTCTCAGGGTCTTCCTGTAAAGCCCAGAGCCAACCCGCCATCTCCCCTACAAATGCTGTCACACCCATTTCCTAGCACCCCAAAGGACTGGGGGCCGGCCGGGGAGGAGGTGTGGGGGCAGTGGTCGAGGGAGGTATCTGAAAAGTGAGAGTGGGAGTGAATAAGCCGGATTGTTTACTAATTGCGTGCCCCTCGGATCACCCTTTCCCCAACCTCCCCACTGGCCTTATATGCGCTGCCACGTTtatttctcttccctcctcctctcaaaACTGTATGGGATGTGGGGTGCGGGGCCTGAGTGtcagaaacaaaaccagaaaaacacTGGCTGAGAGAGGAAGTGAGCGGATTCTCTGCAAGTATGTCTGCGTCTTTAtgttcccccctcccccgctcccCGCCGCCCACCAAAATGAGCTGCGACT from Cervus elaphus chromosome X, mCerEla1.1, whole genome shotgun sequence encodes the following:
- the ARMCX2 gene encoding armadillo repeat-containing X-linked protein 2; this translates as MSRVRDAGCVAAGIVIGASAWYCVYKYARGRNHMMKKRLAKPRTRAVAETGTRARAGLRAGFTIDLGPGFSPPAPVRTGAEERAQDESFALDTARAEAVVPAASSAETQSGAGNKAQETEGARVGPKAESEATVASAVAPSLWEAMAPSAAKAAAMVGAPKLAEAPGTAEAPRAPVVPHGVPVLTEASQPTEAVEASIPAMPTGAAATLGVAAPSGPAEAPGPSGSSRTAAAPKKATPGAHTGAIPKAGSATGAVPKGGAKGVTRSRAGGKGKGKKNKVEVDELGLGFRPGDGAAAAAAASANGGQAFLAEVPDSEEGESGWTDTESESDSEPETQQKGKGRRSVPMQKRPFPYEIDEILGVRDLRKVLALLQKSDDPFIQQVALLTLSNNANYSCNQDTIRKLGGLPIIANMINKTDPHIKEKALMAMNNLSENYENQGRLQIYMNKVMDDIMASNLNSAVQVVGLKFLTNMTITNDYQHLLVNSIANFFRLLSQGGGKIKVEILKILSNFAENPDMLKKLLSTQVPSSFSSLYNSYVESEILINALTLFEIIYDNLRAEVFNYREFNKGSLFYLCTASGVCVKKIRALADHHDLLVKVKVIKLVDKF